One window from the genome of Kaistella carnis encodes:
- a CDS encoding ComF family protein, whose protein sequence is MFLVDLLFPNRCLECNRIIHHNEVVCELCFDQIHFTHHHHSESNLLLEKCRLLFPIESAFALMQFEEESTSQKIIHQLKYGSREKIGKIIANWTLEKVDFNSMKIDLLATVPLHPKKEKERGYNQLHLFADSLSKELKISCDHTLIKRNFYKKAQAKKRREQRTFNENLFSINKKISNQHILLIDDVFTTGNTMSAVAWQILKEGNNKVSVLVMAMD, encoded by the coding sequence AGAATCATCCATCATAATGAAGTGGTTTGTGAACTGTGTTTTGATCAGATTCATTTTACGCATCATCACCATTCCGAAAGCAATCTTTTACTGGAGAAATGTCGGTTACTTTTTCCTATTGAAAGTGCTTTTGCGCTGATGCAGTTTGAGGAAGAAAGCACAAGTCAGAAAATTATTCATCAGTTAAAATACGGCAGTCGGGAGAAAATCGGAAAAATCATCGCGAACTGGACTTTAGAAAAAGTTGATTTCAATTCTATGAAAATTGATCTTTTGGCAACGGTTCCACTTCATCCGAAAAAAGAGAAAGAACGTGGTTATAATCAATTGCATTTGTTTGCAGATTCACTTTCAAAAGAATTAAAAATTTCGTGCGATCACACTTTAATTAAAAGGAATTTCTACAAAAAAGCACAAGCCAAAAAACGGCGCGAACAAAGAACATTTAATGAAAATCTGTTTTCAATTAACAAGAAAATTTCAAATCAGCATATTTTATTAATCGATGATGTTTTCACGACTGGAAATACGATGAGCGCCGTGGCCTGGCAAATTTTAAAGGAAGGAAATAATAAGGTGAGTGTTTTGGTAATGGCGATGGATTAA
- the upp gene encoding uracil phosphoribosyltransferase — protein MITILSDNFSLVNTWINELRNVDVQTDRLRFRRNMERIGEIAAFEISKGLETEEIEITTPLDKIKATEVAVQPVITTILRAGVPLFQGILNYLDKADCGFVAAYRKHDANDYFSIKQDYLTCPSVDGRPLIVADPMLATGASLIEAIKDLLNHGKPTQLHIVAAIASQQGVDAIQNAYPEAKIWVGVIDEKLTSKGYITPGLGDAGDLSYGEKLQR, from the coding sequence ATGATAACAATTCTTTCAGACAATTTCTCTTTAGTAAATACTTGGATTAATGAACTTCGGAATGTAGATGTTCAAACTGACCGATTACGATTTCGCAGAAATATGGAGCGTATCGGCGAAATTGCCGCCTTTGAAATAAGCAAAGGATTAGAAACTGAGGAAATCGAAATCACGACTCCTTTAGATAAAATTAAAGCGACAGAAGTTGCGGTGCAACCTGTGATTACTACTATTTTGAGAGCAGGAGTTCCTTTATTTCAGGGAATTTTAAATTATCTGGATAAAGCAGATTGTGGTTTTGTTGCCGCTTACAGAAAACATGACGCAAATGATTATTTTTCCATTAAACAGGATTATTTAACTTGTCCGAGCGTTGATGGAAGGCCGTTGATCGTTGCAGATCCAATGTTGGCGACTGGTGCCAGTTTAATCGAGGCTATCAAGGATTTATTAAACCATGGAAAGCCGACACAACTTCATATCGTTGCAGCCATCGCATCTCAGCAAGGAGTTGATGCCATTCAAAACGCCTATCCTGAAGCGAAAATTTGGGTTGGAGTTATTGATGAAAAACTAACTTCAAAAGGATATATCACACCGGGATTGGGTGACGCAGGAGATTTATCTTACGGTGAAAAATTACAGAGATAA